From the Syntrophomonadaceae bacterium genome, one window contains:
- a CDS encoding helix-turn-helix domain-containing protein codes for MIKLYTAQEVRRMLGVNVARVHELIRTGELRAIRIGERGTRVPEEALVEYLESRAIKPIAR; via the coding sequence ATGATTAAGCTATACACGGCGCAGGAGGTCAGGAGGATGTTGGGTGTAAACGTGGCGCGGGTACACGAGCTGATCCGTACCGGGGAGCTCAGGGCGATACGAATCGGTGAGCGGGGTACACGGGTACCGGAAGAGGCCCTGGTGGAGTACCTGGAGAGCCGGGCCATCAAGCCCATTGCCCGCTAG